From Ictidomys tridecemlineatus isolate mIctTri1 chromosome 2, mIctTri1.hap1, whole genome shotgun sequence, the proteins below share one genomic window:
- the Prr14l gene encoding protein PRR14L isoform X1 codes for MELKVFRDQGNQVEIMRETCEGAKEDLYKHSTSAEENISTSQEDLLMQNSKELLSADLPEDFLRSKGAPLPKFVLCPEGKVWITTETPLKSIKDVQGMKVNRTKTDNNEGHKNGHVSKGLSAGCSEYPEVDKIMTSGEVSETRTLVSLEPLTFVDPGLTEATPKEKECGELKTCPSWLSLLPGNSAISKVDSGKEELCKLSLVCEADDNHQQSLGHHNENCCSTYDSSTAMGNVDAVKPLEENYEISHFTPSLSDPESRTTSLEKCGFESYGLLKRFAEKTDSSYFYKDDQSKNFSSGEESEEQLLNPRSERDELFLIKSRQPEKDASNYCSGEKETVNSPKENIHSNCCIQGRTHTDSSSSLMPKAFTETTEIMFKKKDLKITSDIQGSFTNPEDHRETVSNMKHPGGHSEESSFSSLMQNEEPEQTTTKESSLLSEKVYSKDSDSLVSIQRNLEGDTQLNEASCTDFLSKRKCRMILMPKDEISFVCNEVSKPKKDIVQLPPSLELDYRSETEKTTQTSHNNSSHLDEQSIAHEMSESSDTNKLVVNKVENECVLNQVSLNSQDHVKLPTNSLLNINREMPLAISKDAQQSQHPPLENGRSVIADAQIIPITTKMKDISPLVEKTCGASSNNPTLNVNPRNLERRKEMTDSGTEDLHPRFLPSTKEESGFPQDVSVTGCQNVQSQDILSCHCIRSNASEDNMCFACASFEPNKIILNSSVTKCEDGFLHNDHHSQGIEDSMENSTRNLSCTSEESERVRRETKGRLLGIKIRNKVTEGVSDSGASNITIHTISHIKPNEEGLDGKETDTPKETVFYKYNISDCATQELNQSANIPSPETLLDKASTIMFSSFKNMNQTIETLDQKISEVLDCHSNQNSPNEYRDENKSAEEARDSNHRETNIDSNREENHNKEDLIASSSSNNSLSYDSPKEGDSKGVFENISGSAEFTDDIIDLVNADCNKKPTEGMVDMKAFSTLGVSQDTLASHKTSRSISSSQRGELNATFIGTIKQDSYLPNAAASPVESLEMKKSCEEKVCRSLKDCEMEEYSDSGAKDMESVADHEPNIKILGRINMSLNYICHEHQGKGTSLKETQGITEGSGLELNSVSCKKIPFEISSKDLMFSRCQDETCVSPGSMKSIEIMSLCLSARENSETDTKVKKTDLKNLFTPNEGEMLCENMEDCTFLLEMKEGALRDMSNPSERDSMQISVKSNICKDYHSQENSADRHSPLTAETATKVNREETEDPLRDTLGHLPVREESKEMITVKGGNSANLSKTHLKCQGMHADAEKQQSQWVLDYMLPKEEKQVHQKGTHMVLEQRTSFNMLADVVKNKNQPKANKNESTMIKEITLSKPTKDNIARQFQRLEDPEKEESLCHPLKKDIELCTGPCLPDASQKAQDPRSAGYDQIHGAFVNISCQKEMLPLKKQPHRTCKRVACQEPVSMKRKISKIRSSAFGKSSSDPIPTKAHRLLSSCAASASARLESKTLPTKNLLSHIPKQRTVPFHPLRSLNYRKPTKELALLNKLSILASKLAPAIKTQKLRYRQCSSALLPVAKSYKRLRYKRLLDGFSYNAMQLNPHLAASGWNKRPDSKPLELHSLEAIKRSFIDLSNKMPSLLFGSDILPVSFHVKLAPDYMTESSQTFPEHCAPARLALGEAPQCPSQPSKWTFSFFLSHSCPGMATFREDTGLHSQAHTQASQQTLAPLQDYGGSSIVQSRADCSVLGLHTLLALCSPGCYRIWTKKRSFSSHMPTMQRLFMTQFTQGLKGLKSPASIADKVFCSLPYSVGRVLSIWSQHGPSSCSFEISALHSKRPPSLGTTSSHTMLPYVPLPGMEVTYNTSSSQMRLEPALTALVPKSCLVTEPAVSKLLLSGSEFQVPGFDELDGVTAACPQPQSSPPEQKEAEPEKRLKKVSQIRIRKTIPKPDPNLTPMGLPRPKRLKKKEFSLEEIYTNKNYKSPPANRCLETIFEEPKERNGTLISVSQQKRKRILEFQDFTVPRKRRARGKVKLTGSFTRAQKAALQSRELDALLLQKLMELETFFAKEEEQEQSSGC; via the exons GAGGACCTCCTGATGCAGAACAGCAAAGAACTTTTAAGTGCAGACCTCCCTGAAGATTTTCTAAGGAGCAAAG GGGCCCCACTGCCAAAATTTGTACTCTGCCCAG aaggaaaaGTATGGATTACAACTGAAACTCCACTGAAATCTATTAAAGATGTACAAGGTATGAAGGTCAATAGGACTAAGACGGATAATAATGAAGGACACAAGAATGGCCATGTGAGTAAAGGTCTCTCAGCTGGGTGCAGCGAATACCCAGAAGTTGACAAAATCATGACCAGTGGTGAGGTTTCAGAAACCAGAACATTAGTTTCCTTAGAGCCTTTAACCTTTGTGGACCCTGGATTAACAGAAGCAACtcctaaagaaaaagaatgtggaGAATTAAAAACTTGTCCATCTTGGTTGTCATTATTACCAGGGAACAGTGCCATTTCCAAAGTGGACAGTGGGAAAGAAGAATTGTGTAAATTAAGCCTTGTCTGTGAAGCAGATGACAATCACCAACAGAGTCTGGGCCACCATAATGAAAACTGCTGTTCTACATATGATAGTTCCACAGCTATGGGAAATGTAGATGCTGTAAAACCCttggaagaaaattatgaaatttcaCATTTCACACCAAGTTTGTCTGATCCAGAATCCAGAACAACATCCTTAGAAAAATGTGGTTTTGAAAGCTATGGTTTGTTGAAGAGATTTGCTGAAAAGACAGACAGTTCCTATTTTTATAAGGATGATCAAAGCAAGAACTTTTCTTCTGGAGAAGAAAGTGAAGAACAACTTTTAAATCCCAGGAGTGAAAGAGATGAACTCTTTCTTATTAAATCCAGGCAACCAGAAAAGGATGCCAGTAATTATTGTTCTGGTGAAAAAGAGACTGTTAATTCCCCAAAAGAAAATATCCACAGTAACTGTTGCATTCAAGGTAGAACCCATACAGACAGCTCTAGTTCTTTAATGCCCAAGGCTTTTACTGAAACaacagaaataatgtttaaaaaaaaagatttgaaaatcacTTCAGATATTCAGGGTAGCTTTACAAACCCTGAGGACCATAGAGAAACTGTTAGTAATATGAAGCATCCAGGTGGACACTCTGAAGAAAGCAGTTTTTCTTCCTTGATGCAGAATGAAGAGCCAGAACAGACAACCACTAAAGAATCCAGTTTGTTAAGTGAAAAGGTTTATAGTAAAGACTCTGACTCCTTAGTCAGCATCCAGAGAAATCTGGAAGGTGACACCCAGTTAAATGAAGCATCATGTACTGATTTTCTGTCCAAAAGAAAATGTCGTATGATTTTAATGCCAAAAGATGAGATAAGTTTTGTATGTAATGAAGTATCAAAACCCAAGAAAGATATTGTTCAGTTACCACCATCTCTAGAATTGGATTATAGATCTGAGACAGAAAAAACTACACAAACCTCACATAACAATAGTTCACATTTAGATGAACAGAGTATTGCCCATGAGATGAGTGAATCTTCTGATACCAACAAATTGGTTGTaaacaaagtagaaaatgaaTGTGTTTTAAATCAAGTGTCCCTTAATTCTCAAGACCATGTGAAGTTGCCAACCAATTCCCTACTAAATATAAACAGAGAGATGCCTTTAGCCATAAGCAAAGATGCCCAACAGAGCCAACATCCTCCATTAGAGAATGGAAGATCTGTTATTGCTGATGCTCAAATCATTCCCAttacaacaaaaatgaaagacaTCTCTCCATTAGTTGAAAAAACATGTGGTGCCTCTTCAAACAATCCTACCTTAAATGTCAACCCACGAAacctagaaagaagaaaagaaatgactgACTCAGGAACAGAAGATCTACATCCTAGGTTCCTCCCAAGTACAAAAGAAGAATCTGGCTTTCCTCAAGATGTTTCTGTCACAGGATGTCAAAATGTTCAATCTCAGGATATCCTCAGCTGTCATTGTATAAGAAGCAATGCATCAGAAGATAACATGTGTTTTGCTTGTGCTTCTTTTGAACCCAACAAAATCATCCTGAACTCTTCTGTTACAAAATGTGAAGATGGGTTTCTGCATAATGATCACCACTCCCAAGGGATAGAAGACTCCATGGAAAATAGCACCCGTAACTTGAGTTGTACATCAGAAGAGAGTGAACGTGTTAGGAGAGAAACTAAAGGTAGACTTCTGGGAATTAAGATCAGAAATAAAGTGACAGAAGGAGTGTCAGATAGTGGAGCTTCAAACATAACCATTCACACCATCAGTCACATCAAACCCAATGAGGAAGGACTAGATGGAAAAGAAACAGATACACCCAAAGAGacagtgttttataaatataacaTCTCTGATTGTGCTACACAAGAATTAAATCAATCTGCAAACATTCCAAGTCCTGAAACATTGTTGGACAAGGCTTCTACTATTATGTTCTCCAGTTTTAAGAATATGAACCAAACAATTGAAACTCTTGATCAGAAGATAAGTGAAGTCCTTGACTGCCACAGTAACCAAAACAGTCCAAATGAGTACAGAGATGAAAATAAATCAGCTGAGGAGGCACGAGATAGTAACCACAGAGAGACCAACATAGATTCTAACAGAGAGGAAAATCACAACAAAGAAGACCTGATAGCCAGTTCAAGCAGTAATAACTCACTGTCTTATGATAGTCCAAAAGAAGGTGATTCAAAAGgagtctttgaaaatatttctggcTCTGCAGAGTTCACAGATGATATCATAGACTTGGTCAATGCTGACTGTAATAAAAAGCCTACGGAAGGCATGGTGGACATGAAAGCATTCAGTACACTTGGTGTAAGTCAAGATACACTGGCATCCCATAAAACCTCAAGGAGTATCTcctcctctcagagaggagaactGAATGCCACATTTATAGGAACAATTAAACAGGACTCATATCTTCCAAATGCTGCTGCTTCTCCAGTGGAAtcccttgaaatgaaaaaatcatGTGAGGAGAAAGTATGCAGATCTTTAAAAGACTGTGAAATGGAAGAGTATTCAGATTCTGGTGCTAAGGATATGGAGTCAGTTGCAGATCATGaaccaaatataaaaatactggGTAGAATAAACATgtctttaaattatatttgtcACGAACACCAGGGTAAAGGAACATCTCTGAAAGAAACACAAGGAATAACCGAAGGATCAGGACTAGAATTAAATTCTGTATCATGCAAGAAAATACCCTTTGAAATTTCCTCAAAAGATTTGATGTTTTCTAGATGCCAAGATGAGACCTGTGTATCCCCAGGGAGCATGAAATCAATTGAGATAATGTCTTTATGTCTGTCTGCTCGAGAAAATTCAGAAACTGATACTAAGGTTAAAAAAACTGACCTGAAAAATCTCTTCACACCAAATGAGGGTGAAATGCTGTGTGAAAATATGGAAGACTGCACATTCCTGCTTGAGATGAAGGAGGGAGCTCTGAGGGATATGAGTAATCCTAGTGAAAGAGACAGTATGCAGATCAGTGTGAAAAGTAATATTTGCAAAGATTATCACTCTCAGGAGAATTCTGCTGATAGACATTCACCTTTGACAGCAGAAACAGCAACTAAAGTGAATAGAGAGGAAACTGAAGATCCTTTGAGAGATACATTGGGTCACTTACCTGTCAGGGAGGAATCTAAAGAGATGATTACCGTAAAAGGTGgtaatagtgctaatttgagcaAGACCCACTTGAAATGCCAGGGCATGCATGCTGATGCTGAAAAACAACAAAGCCAGTGGGTCTTGGACTATATGTTGCCAAAGGAAGAGAAACAAGTACATCAAAAAGGAACACATATGGTTTTGGAACAACGCACATCATTTAATATGTTGGCTGATGTGGTGAAAAATAAGAACCAGCCTAAGGCTAACAAAAATGAGTCCACCATGATTAAAGAAATCACCCTATCAAAGCCAACCAAGGACAACATTGCCAGACAGTTTCAGAGGTTGGAAGACCCTGAAAAGGAGGAAAGCTTATGTCATCCATTAAAGAAGGACATTGAGTTGTGCACAGGTCCATGCCTTCCTGATGCCTCTCAGAAAGCACAAGACCCCAGGTCTGCTGGGTATGATCAAATACATGGTGCCTTTGTGAACATTTCCTGTCAGAAAGAAATGCTTCCCTTAAAGAAGCAGCCCCATAGAACATGTAAGAGAGTTGCCTGTCAGGAGCCAGTCAGCATGAAgaggaaaataagtaaaatcagaaGTTCTGCCTTCGGAAAGAGTTCCTCTGATCCCATCCCCACAAAAGCACACAGACTTCTCAGCTCATGTGCTGCATCTGCTTCTGCACGATTGGAATCCAAAACACTACCTACCAAGAACTTGCTTAGCCACATACCAAAGCAGAGGACTGTTCCATTCCATCCCTTGAGGAGCCTGAATTATAGAAAGCCTACCAAAGAATTAGCCTTACTAAACAAGCTGTCCATCCTTGCCTCCAAACTAGCCCCAGCCATAAAAACCCAGAAACTCAGATATCGGCAATGTTCCTCTGCACTTCTTCCAGTGGCTAAAAGCTACAAACGCCTCAGATACAAAAGGCTTCTAGATGGATTTTCATATAATGCAATGCAGCTGAATCCACATTTGGCAGCTAGTGGATGGAACAAGAGGCCTGACAGTAAGCCCTTGGAACTTCATTCTCTCGAAGCCATCAAAAGGAGCTTCATAGATTTGAGCAACAAGATGCCATCATTGCTGTTTGGTTCTGACATCCTCCCAGTTTCTTTTCATGTGAAACTAGCCCCAGATTACATGACTGAATCCTCACAGACTTTTCCTGAGCACTGTGCTCCAGCAAGGCTTGCCTTAGGAGAGGCCCCCCAGTGCCCATCTCAACCTTCCAAGtggaccttttcttttttcttgtcccaCAGTTGCCCTGGGATGGCCACATTCAGGGAAGATACTGGCCTCCATAGTCAGGCACACACTCAGGCTTCTCAACAGACTCTAGCTCCTCTCCAAGACTATGGAGGCTCTTCCATAGTCCAGAGCAGAGCAGACTGCTCTGTCCTTGGCCTTCACACACTTCTTGCACTTTGTTCCCCGGGATGTTACCGAATCTGGACAAAAAAACGGAGCTTTTCTAGTCACATGCCTACCATGCAGAGGCTCTTCATGACTCAGTTTACACAGGGCTTGAAAGGGTTAAAGTCTCCAGCCTCCATAGCAGACAAGGTCTTCTGTTCTCTGCCCTACTCTGTGGGTAGGGTATTATCCATTTGGAGCCAGCACGggccttcctcctgctccttcgaaatctctgctctccattCCAAGAGACCACCAAGTTTGGGCACCACAAGCAG CCACACCATGTTACCATATGTGCCTCTTCCAGGCATGGAAGTTACATATAACACCAGCAGCAGTCAGATGAG GCTAGAGCCTGCACTCACTGCCTTGGTACCAAAGTCTTGCTTGGTAACAGAACCAGCTGTCAGCAAACTCCTGCTTTCAGGCTCTGAGTTCCAAGTTCCTGGGTTTGATGAACTGGATGGTGTGACAGCAGCCTGCCCCCAACCACAGAGCAGCCCTCCGGAACAGAAAGAG GCTGAGCCAGAGAAGAGACTAAAGAAAGTCTCACAGATTCGCATTCGGAAGACCATTCCCAAGCCTGATCCTAATCTTACGCCGATGGGCCTTCCTCGACCTAAAAG